One Candidatus Korarchaeum sp. genomic region harbors:
- a CDS encoding aldehyde ferredoxin oxidoreductase family protein, with protein sequence MPLADEQLARVLYVDLTNRRYRVRRREDLFSKYLGGTGVAVQILKEELDPKADPLSPENVVVMAIGVFTAVYPAASKLVAMFKSPLTGNLGESHAGGRAALSLRMSGFGALVIRGASDTPIYLSVHDGRVEFKDASALWGVRSSLTIGKVLREREPWPGLRSIMRIGRAGERLVRYASVILETYRHFGRLGLGAVWGSKRLKALVLGGKRAIPVADVRGYREAYKQAFEGCLRSPATRKYHELGTAENVIPLNEIGGLPTRNLRSARFEGAELISGERFAQESLARRIACAHCPIACIHIASIRELYPGERYFYVTRHISYDYEPIYALGSMLGVSELEGVLKLIEQVDILGLDAISSGVALAWVTEAFERGELSERETLVKPEWGDWRTYLRILELIVEQPNDFYKLLAQGTEKAAERYGGSDYALTFGGNEMPGYHTGPASHIGYLIGLRHSHLDNAGYSLDQKYLGRAYPDPEALVDELVEEECWRQVLTSLVLCLFVRGVYKPEMISRALRPLGIEMSEEELRDLGREIYREKLRLKMEMGFDPSELRLPRRVLETPSPHGRIEEDYVRRALDRYRSLANSLT encoded by the coding sequence ATGCCCCTAGCTGATGAGCAGTTGGCTAGAGTGCTCTACGTGGACCTCACGAACAGGAGGTACAGGGTGAGGAGGAGGGAGGACCTCTTCTCGAAGTACTTGGGGGGCACTGGTGTGGCCGTGCAGATACTCAAGGAGGAGCTGGACCCTAAGGCAGATCCCCTATCCCCTGAGAACGTAGTAGTTATGGCAATAGGCGTCTTCACCGCCGTTTACCCTGCTGCCTCCAAGCTAGTCGCTATGTTCAAGTCCCCGCTCACAGGCAACCTGGGGGAGTCTCACGCGGGAGGTAGGGCAGCTCTATCCCTGAGGATGTCCGGTTTCGGGGCTCTGGTGATAAGGGGGGCCAGTGACACACCTATCTACCTCTCCGTCCACGATGGAAGGGTGGAGTTCAAGGACGCTAGCGCCCTCTGGGGTGTGAGGAGCTCTCTCACGATAGGTAAGGTCCTCAGGGAGAGGGAGCCTTGGCCCGGTCTCAGGAGCATAATGAGGATAGGTAGGGCCGGGGAGAGGTTAGTGAGGTACGCCTCAGTCATCCTAGAGACATACAGGCACTTCGGTAGGCTTGGATTGGGGGCAGTATGGGGCTCTAAGAGACTCAAGGCCCTCGTGTTAGGTGGGAAGAGGGCTATCCCCGTTGCCGATGTTAGGGGTTACAGGGAAGCTTATAAACAGGCCTTCGAGGGATGCCTCAGGAGCCCAGCGACCAGGAAGTACCATGAGCTAGGGACGGCCGAGAACGTCATCCCGCTCAACGAGATCGGGGGTCTGCCTACTAGGAACCTGAGGTCAGCTAGGTTCGAGGGAGCTGAGCTCATAAGCGGGGAGAGGTTTGCCCAGGAGAGCCTGGCTAGGAGGATAGCTTGTGCCCATTGCCCTATAGCCTGCATCCACATAGCCTCGATAAGGGAGCTCTACCCGGGCGAGAGGTACTTCTACGTCACAAGGCACATAAGTTACGATTATGAGCCCATATACGCTCTTGGCAGTATGCTAGGGGTCAGCGAGCTCGAAGGGGTTCTGAAGCTCATAGAACAGGTAGATATCCTCGGGCTGGACGCGATAAGCTCTGGTGTAGCGCTAGCTTGGGTTACTGAGGCCTTCGAGAGGGGTGAGTTGAGCGAGAGGGAGACCCTGGTCAAACCTGAGTGGGGGGATTGGAGGACTTATCTTAGAATCCTGGAGCTCATAGTGGAACAACCAAACGATTTTTACAAACTCCTAGCTCAAGGAACTGAGAAAGCTGCTGAGAGATACGGTGGCTCTGATTACGCGCTTACCTTCGGTGGTAATGAGATGCCGGGTTATCACACGGGACCAGCATCCCACATAGGCTACTTGATAGGTCTCAGGCATAGCCATTTGGATAACGCGGGCTACTCCCTCGATCAGAAGTACCTAGGAAGGGCTTATCCTGACCCGGAGGCGCTAGTCGATGAGCTCGTTGAGGAGGAGTGCTGGAGGCAGGTCCTAACTTCGCTCGTCCTCTGCCTGTTCGTTAGAGGTGTCTACAAACCTGAGATGATATCGAGAGCCTTGAGGCCACTCGGGATCGAGATGAGCGAGGAGGAGCTGAGGGACCTCGGGAGGGAGATATACCGGGAGAAGCTCAGGCTGAAGATGGAGATGGGATTCGACCCGAGTGAGCTAAGGTTACCGAGGAGGGTCCTCGAGACCCCCTCCCCTCACGGTAGGATAGAGGAGGATTACGTGAGGAGGGCTCTAGATCGTTACAGGAGCTTAGCTAACTCGCTCACCTGA
- a CDS encoding 4Fe-4S binding protein, with protein sequence MALTRRRLEVIDPDLCVGCMSCMFACSRRFGDSGLNYSAIRIRSVGGVERGFTVVVCRACDAPSCVKVCPTSALKLRGGGGVTLDSRLCIGCGYCVQACPFGAVFWDEVEGKPIICTHCGYCVDFCPYGVIKVM encoded by the coding sequence ATGGCCTTGACTAGGAGGAGGTTGGAGGTCATCGATCCCGATCTCTGCGTGGGCTGTATGTCCTGCATGTTCGCGTGCTCCAGGAGATTTGGGGATTCGGGCCTTAACTACTCAGCCATACGCATCAGGAGCGTTGGGGGTGTCGAGAGGGGTTTCACAGTAGTGGTCTGTAGGGCTTGCGATGCCCCTTCTTGCGTTAAGGTATGCCCCACGTCAGCCCTCAAGCTCAGGGGAGGGGGCGGCGTCACGCTCGACTCTAGGCTATGCATAGGCTGCGGATACTGCGTTCAAGCTTGCCCATTCGGGGCTGTTTTCTGGGATGAGGTCGAGGGTAAACCCATTATATGTACTCACTGCGGATACTGCGTTGACTTCTGCCCTTACGGTGTCATTAAGGTGATGTGA
- a CDS encoding ATP-dependent helicase: MLAKAAREYGKEEVLAVLHPAVADWFDSNFTDLSPPQRLAIIPIHEGKNVLISSPTGTGKTLTAFLSIISELFRMGESGELQDSVYAVYVSPLRALNNDIYRNLEVPLKEIRERDPELPEVRHSVRTGDTTPAEKSKQLRKPPHILITTPETLSIILTAPKFREKLRTVRWVIVDEIHSLVENKRGSHLSISLERLNHLTGREFVRIGLSATINPLEEVAKFLVGYKDGKPRECLIVETNWAKALDLAMLSPVEDLVNTPSDLVSSRMYELISRLIEENRTTLIFTNTRSGTERVVFQLKKILENSVEGIDEQIAAHHSSLSRQVRGDVEGRLKRGELRAIVSSTSLELGIDIGYIDLVVQIGSPKSVTRALQRVGRAGHRLHEVSKGRFIVVDRDDAVEVAVMLREAMRGRLDRVHIPMKPLDVLAQHIVGMAVERKWNALEAYELARSAYPFKDLSWEEFESVLKYLAGDYVQLESRKVYGKIWYDPSEGAFGRRGKYARVIYTANVGTIPDEVDAKVYTIDGRLVGSLEEEFLERLLPGDRFVLGGRVYEFVSARGLKVKVRPAYDQKPTVPSWFSEMLPLSYELALEIGKFRESFFKMLEDGRKREELIRMIMETCNANEKAAIAVYNYLRQQYLYLRSLGLRATDMPSHRVVLIESYADDAGRTHQVTHALYGRRVNDALSRALAYVAGMRVRRNLGISVKDTGFSVIYPRGVEPSATLEDLIDHDLRELLKRAIEKTELLRRRFRHVAARGLMILRNYKGYEISVNKQQISAQSLLRVVSEIGDFPLLREAYREIMEDYMDIERAEEVVDGIRKGKIRVIDVGRLEVPTPFAQGIILEGLSDLIFMEDKMSALRRFQMEIEKILKIRVGEDSF; encoded by the coding sequence ATGCTCGCGAAGGCGGCCAGGGAATACGGTAAGGAGGAAGTGCTAGCTGTACTCCACCCGGCGGTAGCCGACTGGTTCGATTCCAACTTCACGGACCTAAGCCCCCCTCAGAGATTGGCGATAATTCCCATACATGAGGGGAAGAACGTCCTCATATCCAGTCCCACTGGAACTGGAAAGACCCTAACGGCCTTCCTCTCAATAATAAGCGAGCTCTTCAGGATGGGAGAAAGTGGGGAGCTCCAAGACTCCGTTTACGCTGTTTACGTCTCTCCCCTCAGGGCATTGAACAACGATATATACAGGAACCTCGAGGTCCCGCTTAAGGAGATAAGGGAGAGGGACCCGGAGCTCCCCGAGGTGAGGCACTCCGTCAGGACGGGGGATACTACGCCAGCTGAGAAGTCCAAGCAGTTGAGGAAGCCTCCTCACATACTAATAACAACGCCCGAGACACTATCCATAATACTCACAGCTCCTAAGTTTCGGGAGAAGCTGAGGACAGTTAGATGGGTCATAGTGGATGAGATACATAGCCTAGTCGAGAACAAAAGGGGAAGTCATCTCTCCATATCTCTAGAGAGGCTCAATCACTTGACCGGAAGGGAGTTCGTGAGGATAGGGTTATCGGCTACCATAAACCCGTTGGAGGAGGTAGCGAAGTTCCTAGTAGGTTATAAGGACGGGAAGCCTAGGGAGTGCTTGATAGTGGAGACCAACTGGGCTAAAGCATTGGATCTGGCGATGCTCTCCCCCGTTGAGGACTTGGTCAACACGCCGAGCGATCTGGTCTCCTCGAGGATGTACGAGCTGATATCCAGACTGATAGAGGAGAACAGGACCACGCTCATATTCACTAACACCAGAAGCGGGACTGAGAGGGTGGTCTTCCAATTGAAGAAGATCCTGGAGAACTCAGTGGAGGGGATAGACGAGCAGATAGCGGCGCATCACAGCTCCCTCTCCAGGCAGGTGAGGGGGGATGTGGAGGGGAGGCTGAAGAGGGGTGAGCTGAGGGCAATAGTCAGCTCAACTAGCCTCGAGCTCGGAATAGATATAGGTTACATAGACCTGGTGGTGCAGATAGGGAGCCCTAAGTCCGTTACTAGGGCTCTGCAGAGGGTGGGGAGGGCTGGACACAGGCTGCATGAGGTCTCTAAGGGTAGGTTCATAGTCGTGGATAGGGACGATGCCGTTGAAGTGGCCGTCATGCTCAGGGAGGCCATGAGGGGAAGGCTGGATAGAGTGCACATCCCGATGAAGCCCTTGGATGTCCTAGCCCAGCACATAGTTGGAATGGCTGTCGAGAGGAAGTGGAACGCCCTGGAGGCTTACGAGCTAGCGAGGTCAGCTTACCCCTTCAAGGACCTCAGTTGGGAGGAGTTCGAGTCGGTGCTCAAGTACCTGGCTGGGGACTACGTCCAACTCGAGAGCAGGAAGGTATACGGGAAGATATGGTACGACCCGTCAGAGGGGGCTTTTGGGAGGAGGGGGAAGTACGCTAGGGTGATTTACACAGCTAACGTAGGTACTATCCCAGATGAGGTCGATGCGAAGGTCTACACGATCGATGGTAGACTGGTGGGTAGCCTGGAGGAGGAGTTCCTGGAGAGGCTGCTGCCCGGTGATAGGTTCGTCTTAGGGGGCAGGGTATATGAGTTCGTATCCGCTAGGGGCCTGAAGGTCAAGGTCAGACCGGCTTACGATCAGAAGCCAACGGTACCATCTTGGTTCTCTGAGATGCTCCCTCTGAGCTATGAGCTAGCTTTAGAGATAGGGAAGTTCAGGGAGAGCTTCTTCAAAATGCTAGAGGATGGGAGGAAGAGGGAGGAACTCATTAGAATGATAATGGAGACTTGTAATGCTAATGAGAAGGCAGCAATAGCTGTTTACAACTACCTGAGGCAGCAGTACCTCTATCTCAGGTCACTAGGCTTAAGGGCAACGGATATGCCTTCTCACCGCGTGGTGCTTATCGAGAGCTACGCGGATGACGCTGGCCGCACGCACCAGGTGACTCACGCGCTCTACGGTAGGAGGGTCAATGACGCTCTCTCCAGGGCTCTAGCTTACGTAGCTGGTATGAGGGTCAGGAGGAACCTGGGCATCTCGGTTAAGGACACGGGGTTCTCGGTGATATACCCCAGGGGAGTTGAGCCGTCAGCTACTCTCGAGGACCTGATCGATCACGATCTAAGGGAGCTCCTGAAGAGGGCTATCGAGAAGACCGAGCTCCTCAGGAGGAGGTTCAGACACGTCGCAGCTAGAGGACTGATGATCCTCAGGAACTACAAGGGGTATGAGATAAGCGTCAATAAGCAGCAGATAAGCGCTCAGAGCCTCCTCAGGGTGGTTAGCGAGATAGGTGACTTCCCACTCCTGAGGGAGGCTTACAGGGAGATAATGGAGGACTACATGGATATCGAGAGGGCTGAGGAAGTCGTTGATGGAATAAGGAAGGGTAAGATAAGGGTCATAGATGTAGGGAGGCTGGAGGTCCCGACTCCCTTCGCTCAGGGAATAATACTGGAGGGCTTAAGCGACCTCATATTCATGGAGGATAAGATGAGCGCTCTCAGGAGGTTCCAGATGGAGATTGAAAAAATTTTAAAGATTAGAGTTGGGGAAGATTCATTCTAA
- a CDS encoding ferredoxin, which translates to MPIRVKVDRKLCIGCGVAPALCPEVFYLEDGRNRIKPELSIETTESISLGEIREDLRECVETAANSCPVDAITLE; encoded by the coding sequence ATGCCGATCAGGGTTAAGGTGGATAGGAAGCTCTGCATAGGCTGTGGTGTGGCCCCAGCTCTCTGCCCCGAGGTCTTCTACCTCGAGGACGGGAGGAACAGGATCAAACCGGAGTTATCGATAGAGACTACTGAGAGCATTTCTTTAGGAGAAATAAGGGAAGATCTTAGGGAATGTGTCGAGACAGCTGCTAATTCCTGCCCGGTTGATGCTATAACCTTAGAATGA
- a CDS encoding molybdopterin-dependent oxidoreductase codes for MHRIICQRDCPDACSLIVNRDVLKGDPDHPITRGFICRKARSFLRYYRSDRRVLYPHVKVGDGYERISWDEALDLIADELKRVLNSYGPEEVLVYDYAGSTGLISRRYPKRLFNAIGATSLHYTLCDEAGEEAIELHYGSSYGAFPEDMREASLLVIWGADVSSSSVHAYRIAADLRAAGREIWVIDPRVTRTAVLGRHLRPRPGTDGLLAVGISWYIINEFGVDSEFIGEFTRGFEEYESLISSYSPEFIEGITSVRRDDMRELAESYSRLKPSVTYIGKGLQKTKYGAEAVRLISLIPALVGVHRGFFYSNSWRDFDEHLAAQHLGSGGKVNMVDVPRLLAEGRFRFIYIYNSNPAATLPNARLFREGMKREDLFKVVHEVVWSETAKLADVVLPATSMFEQDDFVTSWWHRYIGYSKGALEPLGESRPNWWVTRELSRRLGMPELEEDPIEVMRTALSKSKMVRSFEELLIKPYVELVYPSKNVYQTPSGKIEFYSELALERGYSPLPRVAWEEAEDDYPYRLLTSAVPWATSSQDLLESKDFIHMNEEDCIELGLRDGSPVILESRNGGRVTGIVKMDPSVPRGTLWARRSALMLDGIINDVITDEKQVINGGNCINSTFVRLVKLD; via the coding sequence ATGCATAGGATAATATGCCAGAGGGACTGCCCCGATGCCTGCTCCCTGATCGTGAATCGCGATGTCCTGAAAGGGGATCCAGATCACCCAATCACGAGGGGCTTCATCTGCCGGAAGGCGAGAAGCTTCCTGAGGTACTACAGGAGCGATAGGAGAGTGCTCTACCCCCATGTCAAGGTGGGAGATGGCTACGAGAGGATCAGCTGGGACGAAGCCCTTGACTTGATTGCCGATGAGCTGAAGCGTGTCTTAAATTCTTACGGACCTGAGGAGGTTCTGGTATACGATTACGCTGGCAGCACGGGGTTGATCAGCAGGAGGTACCCCAAGAGGCTCTTCAACGCCATAGGAGCCACCTCACTACACTACACGCTCTGCGATGAAGCTGGGGAGGAGGCGATCGAGCTCCATTACGGATCTAGTTACGGGGCCTTTCCGGAGGACATGAGGGAAGCATCTCTTCTCGTCATCTGGGGGGCAGACGTATCCTCCTCTAGCGTCCACGCTTACAGGATAGCTGCTGACCTGAGGGCAGCTGGCAGGGAGATCTGGGTGATAGATCCGAGGGTCACGAGGACAGCTGTGCTAGGGAGGCACTTGAGACCGAGGCCGGGCACGGACGGATTGCTTGCGGTCGGGATATCCTGGTACATCATCAATGAGTTCGGTGTTGACTCCGAATTCATAGGGGAGTTCACGAGGGGATTCGAGGAGTACGAGTCCCTCATCTCCAGCTACTCCCCCGAGTTCATCGAGGGCATTACCTCCGTAAGGAGGGATGACATGAGGGAGCTCGCTGAGAGCTACTCGAGACTGAAGCCGAGCGTCACTTACATAGGCAAGGGCCTCCAGAAGACTAAGTACGGGGCTGAGGCAGTGAGGCTGATCTCCCTGATCCCAGCGCTGGTGGGAGTCCATAGGGGGTTCTTCTACTCGAACTCCTGGAGGGACTTCGATGAGCACCTGGCAGCGCAGCATCTAGGCTCCGGTGGGAAGGTGAACATGGTGGATGTCCCTAGGCTCCTTGCAGAGGGGAGGTTCAGGTTCATCTACATCTACAACTCCAACCCAGCTGCGACGCTCCCCAACGCTAGGTTGTTCAGGGAGGGAATGAAGAGGGAAGATCTTTTCAAGGTAGTCCACGAAGTAGTTTGGTCAGAGACGGCTAAACTTGCGGATGTCGTACTACCGGCTACGAGCATGTTCGAGCAGGATGATTTCGTGACCAGCTGGTGGCACCGCTACATCGGCTACAGTAAGGGGGCCCTCGAGCCACTCGGTGAGAGCAGGCCGAACTGGTGGGTAACTAGGGAGCTCTCCAGGAGGTTGGGGATGCCCGAACTTGAGGAGGACCCCATAGAGGTCATGAGGACAGCTCTATCTAAGAGCAAAATGGTGAGGAGCTTCGAGGAACTCCTCATCAAGCCTTATGTTGAGCTCGTTTATCCCAGCAAGAACGTCTATCAAACACCATCAGGTAAGATAGAGTTCTACAGTGAGTTAGCCCTGGAGAGGGGTTACTCTCCCCTACCCCGTGTCGCTTGGGAGGAGGCTGAGGACGATTACCCCTACAGGCTACTGACTAGCGCGGTACCCTGGGCCACATCTTCCCAGGACTTATTGGAAAGCAAGGACTTCATACACATGAACGAGGAGGACTGCATCGAGCTAGGTCTGAGGGACGGTAGTCCAGTGATCCTAGAATCGAGGAATGGGGGAAGGGTCACTGGAATCGTTAAAATGGATCCAAGTGTCCCTAGGGGAACCCTATGGGCTAGAAGGAGCGCTTTGATGCTTGATGGGATCATAAATGACGTGATAACGGATGAGAAGCAGGTAATAAATGGGGGTAACTGCATAAACTCGACTTTCGTGAGGCTGGTGAAGTTGGATTGA
- a CDS encoding polyprenyl synthetase family protein → MEIERELKESREWLDALIEQHFPKEVDEGYLGWLMGKASRGYDPQTIRGTIFEPMWDLLARGGKRWRPWLFLVMAKNLGVDLERYKNLAVIIELLHNGSLIADDIEDGAEIRRGDKAIHVKYGLDVAVNLSSAMYFLPMKLLMEMDVSDPVYRRLMNAYLEDMIRIHLGQATDIGWHRGMRDPETITVEHYLEMCANKTGVLPRMAARFAAISAGLNEDDERKLGRFAESIGVAFQIQDDILNITSAESLGKEFGEDIREGKVTLIVIYTLSRADDRDRRRLKEILSMHTSDPELIKEAISIMERYGAVEDSKEVARRIVLDSWRDVEGLLPDNVYKERIRELAMFLVERKF, encoded by the coding sequence ATGGAAATAGAGAGGGAGCTTAAGGAGAGCAGGGAATGGCTCGACGCTCTGATAGAGCAGCACTTCCCCAAGGAAGTGGATGAGGGGTACTTAGGATGGTTGATGGGGAAGGCGTCGAGGGGCTACGATCCTCAGACGATACGGGGGACGATATTCGAACCTATGTGGGACCTCCTGGCTAGAGGGGGTAAGAGGTGGAGGCCCTGGCTCTTCCTAGTGATGGCGAAGAACCTAGGGGTAGATCTGGAGAGGTACAAGAACTTAGCGGTCATAATAGAGTTACTTCACAACGGTTCACTCATAGCAGACGATATAGAGGACGGAGCTGAGATCAGGAGGGGAGACAAAGCTATTCACGTGAAGTACGGCTTGGATGTAGCCGTCAACCTCTCCTCAGCGATGTACTTCCTACCTATGAAGCTGCTGATGGAGATGGACGTGAGCGATCCCGTATATAGGAGGCTGATGAACGCTTACCTGGAGGACATGATAAGGATACACCTGGGCCAAGCGACGGATATAGGATGGCACAGGGGGATGAGGGATCCTGAGACGATAACCGTTGAGCACTACTTGGAGATGTGCGCTAATAAGACCGGCGTGCTCCCTAGGATGGCGGCCAGGTTCGCAGCGATATCTGCCGGGTTGAACGAGGATGACGAAAGGAAGCTCGGGAGGTTCGCTGAATCGATAGGAGTTGCCTTTCAGATTCAGGACGATATACTGAACATCACCAGCGCTGAGAGCTTAGGCAAGGAGTTCGGTGAGGACATCAGGGAGGGTAAGGTCACCCTGATCGTCATCTACACGCTATCTAGAGCAGATGATAGGGATAGGAGGAGGCTCAAGGAGATTCTATCGATGCACACGAGTGATCCCGAGCTCATCAAGGAAGCAATATCGATAATGGAGAGGTACGGGGCAGTTGAGGATTCGAAGGAAGTCGCTAGGAGGATAGTACTCGATTCTTGGAGGGATGTTGAGGGACTCCTCCCTGACAACGTTTACAAAGAGAGGATAAGGGAGTTAGCGATGTTCTTAGTCGAGAGGAAGTTCTAA
- the guaB gene encoding IMP dehydrogenase, with amino-acid sequence MRSSSGIEFAFTFNDVILLPGRTDVEPSNVDLTTRVGDITLSVPIISSPMDTVTEEEMAIAMARIGGLGVLHRNCSIEEQVSMARAVKRAESFIIRDVITVSPEDSVEEARRLMKEHGISGLPVVVGSRLVGIVTRRDVYFSEGSDLLVKDIMTKDPITVGPDITPQEARKIMARYKIEKLPVVNDSGELIGLVTAKDVFYRESHPFATRDEEGRLRVGAAISPFDIDRAKTLAPYVDVLVTDVAHFHNENVINATRRLISELDVPVIAGNVGTYEAAEDVVSRLDVVGLRVGIGSGSICTTGEVTGVAAPTLYAVAKAYEAVRKHSADVAVIADGGIRGPAEAAKAFAMGADAVMLGYALAGTKESPGSTMMVGGKMYKIYRGMGSPSARSRRFALDRYSKPSKDIAEGIEGLVPYRGDVTTVVDRFVAGLKAAFGYVGASNINEMKLKAKVAFISHAGMSEIAPHDVKPLERIFD; translated from the coding sequence ATGCGGAGCTCGAGCGGTATTGAATTCGCCTTCACGTTCAATGATGTGATACTCCTCCCCGGAAGGACTGATGTTGAGCCCTCCAACGTTGATCTGACGACCAGAGTGGGGGATATAACGCTCAGCGTCCCGATAATCTCTTCCCCAATGGATACGGTGACTGAGGAGGAGATGGCAATAGCTATGGCTAGGATAGGGGGTCTTGGAGTTCTTCACAGGAACTGCAGCATCGAGGAGCAGGTAAGCATGGCTAGAGCTGTCAAGAGAGCCGAATCCTTCATAATAAGGGATGTGATCACCGTCTCTCCTGAAGACAGCGTTGAGGAAGCGAGAAGACTCATGAAGGAGCACGGGATCTCGGGCCTTCCTGTGGTCGTGGGTAGCAGGTTGGTGGGGATAGTCACCAGGAGGGACGTCTACTTCTCCGAGGGGAGCGATCTCCTAGTTAAGGACATAATGACTAAGGATCCTATCACAGTAGGTCCGGACATAACCCCTCAGGAAGCTAGGAAGATAATGGCTAGGTATAAGATAGAGAAGCTCCCCGTAGTTAATGACTCAGGGGAGTTGATAGGATTGGTTACCGCTAAGGACGTCTTCTACAGGGAGTCGCACCCCTTCGCGACTAGGGATGAGGAGGGGAGGCTCAGGGTCGGGGCAGCCATATCGCCGTTTGACATCGATAGGGCGAAGACACTAGCTCCTTACGTTGACGTGCTGGTGACTGACGTAGCCCACTTCCACAATGAAAACGTGATTAATGCCACCAGGAGGTTGATATCCGAGTTGGATGTCCCGGTAATAGCCGGTAACGTGGGGACTTACGAGGCGGCTGAGGACGTGGTGAGTAGGCTCGATGTGGTGGGGCTGAGGGTGGGCATAGGGAGCGGGAGCATATGCACCACGGGTGAGGTCACGGGAGTGGCCGCGCCCACGCTCTACGCGGTGGCTAAGGCTTACGAGGCCGTGAGGAAGCACTCGGCCGATGTGGCTGTGATAGCTGACGGCGGCATCAGGGGACCCGCTGAGGCTGCCAAGGCGTTCGCGATGGGAGCCGATGCTGTGATGCTGGGTTACGCTCTAGCTGGCACGAAGGAGTCCCCGGGCTCAACCATGATGGTGGGAGGGAAGATGTACAAGATATACAGGGGAATGGGGAGTCCCTCGGCTAGATCGAGGAGGTTCGCCCTGGATAGGTACAGTAAGCCATCCAAGGACATAGCCGAGGGAATAGAGGGGTTGGTCCCCTACAGGGGGGATGTGACGACCGTCGTTGACAGGTTCGTGGCGGGACTGAAGGCAGCGTTCGGCTACGTGGGGGCTAGTAACATAAACGAGATGAAGCTTAAAGCTAAGGTCGCTTTCATCTCCCATGCCGGCATGAGCGAGATAGCCCCTCATGATGTTAAGCCCCTAGAGAGGATATTCGATTAG
- a CDS encoding RsmB/NOP family class I SAM-dependent RNA methyltransferase: MESIPAGLIKPEFERRYRELLGDEYETLLSFMARRPIPSIRVNPMKVAPERFTSLLASEGWVLSRVPWYDKGFRVLRGPERLGNTEWHQLGLYYVQEAASMIPPVVLSPEPGEKVLDLAASPGSKTTQIAEMMLHRGVVVANDISPERVDALSSNVQRMGSLNVVVTMFDGRRAPDVLGREKFDKVLLDSPCSSLGEVRRNWGALQRWSPRHVERLSKLQLSLAKAAYETLKRGGLMVYSTCTLEPKENEWVVFKLLQLGAILEEPKVEGLVWRKGLRRWMDWEFGSEMERCMRIYPQDNDTIGFFVAALRKPE; encoded by the coding sequence ATGGAATCGATACCGGCCGGGCTGATAAAGCCAGAGTTCGAGAGGAGGTACAGGGAGCTGCTGGGAGATGAGTACGAGACCCTGCTTTCCTTCATGGCTAGGAGGCCTATCCCGAGCATAAGGGTAAATCCCATGAAAGTGGCTCCGGAGAGGTTCACCTCTCTCCTCGCGTCCGAGGGCTGGGTGCTATCCCGAGTACCTTGGTACGATAAGGGGTTCAGGGTGCTTAGGGGACCTGAGAGACTCGGTAACACTGAGTGGCATCAGTTGGGGCTTTACTACGTGCAAGAAGCTGCTTCCATGATCCCTCCAGTCGTTCTATCCCCTGAGCCGGGTGAGAAGGTGCTGGACCTAGCTGCCTCACCCGGATCCAAGACGACTCAGATCGCTGAGATGATGCTACACAGAGGGGTTGTAGTGGCGAACGACATCAGCCCGGAGAGGGTCGATGCCCTATCCTCGAACGTCCAGAGGATGGGGTCCCTCAACGTAGTAGTAACTATGTTCGATGGGAGGAGAGCCCCGGACGTTCTAGGTAGGGAGAAGTTCGATAAGGTCCTGCTGGACAGTCCCTGCAGCTCCCTAGGTGAGGTCAGGAGGAACTGGGGGGCCCTGCAGAGGTGGAGCCCCAGGCATGTGGAGAGATTATCCAAGCTGCAGCTCTCGCTGGCTAAGGCCGCCTACGAGACCCTGAAACGGGGGGGTTTGATGGTGTACTCCACATGCACCTTGGAGCCGAAGGAGAACGAGTGGGTCGTCTTTAAATTGCTCCAGCTGGGCGCGATCCTGGAGGAGCCTAAGGTAGAGGGGCTCGTTTGGAGGAAGGGGTTGAGGAGGTGGATGGACTGGGAGTTCGGGAGCGAGATGGAGAGATGCATGAGGATATACCCTCAGGACAACGATACGATAGGGTTCTTCGTAGCGGCCCTGAGGAAACCAGAGTGA